The following are encoded in a window of Acidobacteriota bacterium genomic DNA:
- a CDS encoding tetratricopeptide repeat protein, whose product MSPSPQDLVALYRMRYEMALEESKFDSALVFLNKILEVDPRNLEAKLQIGRIHHLHTREYSKAIAEYNKVIRLASDDAPIRNQARSSLSELIELVS is encoded by the coding sequence ATGAGCCCATCGCCACAGGATCTCGTGGCGCTGTACCGGATGCGATATGAAATGGCGCTCGAGGAGAGCAAGTTCGACTCGGCGCTCGTTTTTCTCAACAAGATTCTCGAGGTCGATCCGCGGAATCTCGAAGCGAAGCTGCAGATCGGACGCATTCATCATCTCCACACCCGCGAGTATTCGAAAGCGATCGCCGAGTACAACAAGGTCATCCGCCTCGCGTCCGACGACGCCCCGATCCGGAATCAGGCGAGGTCTTCGCTGAGCGAGCTGATCGAGCTCGTGAGCTGA
- a CDS encoding M28 family peptidase: protein MRRLTILMISMLAAFGVMAHEPDPLPPQALEAGDSIDGSLLRAHVRFLSDDLLGGRGPATEGDALTQLYLSTEMEKLGLEPAGIDGTWTQPFDIVGVDTKVPATWTFSRGGQTVRLDRGEEFVAVSGQQKKQSSLNNSELVFVGYGIEAPEYGWDDFKGMDLKGKTLVFMNNDPDWAPNLFEGDRRLYYGRWTYKYESAARQGAAGAIVIHTTPTAGYPWQVVQTSWTGEQFGLPAGPEPRLSVEAWVSEDAARELMKLAGKDLDQLVESARRKDFRPVPLGIRTSLDLAVEISAVTTANVAGILRGSDSILRDEVVIYTAHHDHLGTAEEGEGDRIYNGALDNGSGTSQVLAIAKAFTELPARPARSVMFLFVAAEEQGLLGSRYWADHPTIEPGKIAANINIDGANIWGRTEDLTFIGYGKSSLDSIVERFAAMQGRSVQGDQFPDRGFFYRSDQFHFARIGVPAIYTDTGTKFRGRPAGWGKQQIENWEATNYHQVNDELEDSWNFEGMVEDARLLFLTGLVVAESEEMPSWNPGDEFEAARKEALANRTD, encoded by the coding sequence ATGCGCAGACTGACGATTCTCATGATTTCAATGCTCGCGGCCTTTGGCGTCATGGCCCACGAGCCCGATCCGCTTCCGCCGCAGGCGCTGGAGGCTGGGGACTCGATCGACGGCTCGCTGCTCCGGGCACACGTCCGATTTCTCTCGGATGATCTGCTCGGCGGCAGAGGTCCGGCCACCGAGGGCGATGCGCTGACTCAGCTCTACCTGTCGACCGAGATGGAGAAACTCGGCCTCGAGCCGGCCGGTATCGACGGCACCTGGACGCAGCCGTTCGACATCGTCGGCGTCGATACGAAAGTTCCGGCGACGTGGACGTTCTCGAGGGGCGGACAGACCGTAAGGCTCGATCGAGGGGAGGAGTTCGTCGCGGTTTCGGGGCAGCAGAAAAAGCAATCGTCGCTGAACAACTCCGAGCTCGTCTTCGTCGGATACGGAATCGAAGCTCCCGAGTACGGGTGGGATGACTTCAAAGGGATGGACCTGAAGGGAAAAACCCTCGTGTTCATGAACAACGATCCCGACTGGGCCCCGAATCTCTTCGAGGGGGATCGCCGGCTTTACTACGGGCGCTGGACCTATAAATATGAGAGTGCCGCGAGGCAGGGTGCAGCCGGAGCAATCGTGATCCACACCACACCGACGGCGGGATATCCGTGGCAGGTGGTTCAGACGTCATGGACCGGCGAGCAGTTCGGACTCCCTGCCGGTCCGGAGCCGCGGCTGAGCGTCGAGGCATGGGTGAGTGAGGACGCGGCGCGGGAGCTCATGAAGCTCGCGGGGAAGGATCTCGACCAGCTCGTCGAGTCGGCGAGGCGGAAGGACTTCCGACCGGTCCCGCTCGGTATTCGGACCTCGCTCGATCTCGCGGTCGAGATCTCGGCTGTGACTACGGCGAACGTCGCCGGAATCCTCCGCGGAAGCGATTCGATTCTTCGCGACGAGGTCGTCATCTATACGGCCCACCACGATCATCTCGGGACGGCCGAAGAGGGGGAGGGAGACCGGATCTACAACGGAGCACTCGACAACGGATCCGGAACCTCGCAGGTTCTGGCGATCGCGAAAGCATTCACGGAGCTCCCGGCTCGGCCAGCGCGCTCGGTGATGTTTCTCTTCGTGGCAGCAGAGGAACAGGGACTTCTCGGAAGCCGGTACTGGGCGGATCATCCGACGATCGAGCCCGGAAAAATTGCGGCGAACATCAATATCGATGGCGCAAACATCTGGGGTCGCACCGAGGATCTGACCTTCATCGGGTACGGAAAATCCTCTCTCGATTCGATCGTCGAGCGCTTCGCAGCGATGCAGGGCCGGTCGGTCCAGGGAGACCAGTTCCCCGACAGGGGTTTCTTCTATCGGAGCGATCAGTTCCACTTCGCCCGGATCGGGGTACCGGCGATCTATACCGATACGGGAACGAAGTTCCGTGGAAGACCGGCCGGGTGGGGGAAGCAGCAGATCGAAAACTGGGAGGCGACCAACTACCACCAGGTTAACGACGAGCTCGAGGACTCGTGGAACTTCGAAGGGATGGTCGAGGACGCTCGGCTTCTCTTCCTGACCGGGCTCGTCGTAGCGGAGAGTGAAGAGATGCCGTCGTGGAACCCGGGAGACGAATTCGAGGCCGCCCGTAAAGAGGCGCTTGCGAACCGGACGGACTGA
- a CDS encoding undecaprenyl-phosphate glucose phosphotransferase produces MIRRRQRILASIHVLLDALAASAALVTAWYLRFVVEIIPVTRGPQDLSVYLRLVPLVAVLFPLIFTLHGIYRQRPGRTAIEELLSVAMGVASSTIVLSGLLLWFRPAGGDYSRATLALFSICSLLFISGGRLIARWLIGRRIRRGEGLERVLVVGGGDLAREVIRRIEDHRGLGLTVVGYVAAAPFEGDPEYLGTPDDVVRLLRSRQIDHVYVAMPHQSAPETMMLLDRLSREYVSVHVVPDLLQYMALRSKVEDLDGLPTVNLSETPLAGWNSLLKRIFDLVTATVASILFAPVMIGIAAAIRLEDGAPVVYRQRRMGLDGQPFEMIKFRSMKNDAEAASGAVWASRDDERRTRVGRFIRRWSLDELPQLINVLRGEMSLVGPRPERPEFVEKFREEFPHYMLRHKVRAGMTGWAQVHGWRGNTSVRMRVEHDLFYIENWSLFLDLKILLMTIRYGFRHENAY; encoded by the coding sequence TTGATCCGTCGAAGACAGAGAATTCTCGCTTCGATTCACGTGCTCCTGGATGCGCTTGCCGCCAGCGCTGCGCTCGTGACTGCCTGGTACCTCCGTTTCGTCGTCGAGATCATTCCGGTCACGCGTGGCCCGCAGGATCTTTCGGTATACCTGCGGCTGGTACCGCTCGTCGCGGTTTTGTTTCCGCTGATCTTCACCCTGCATGGAATCTACCGTCAGCGTCCCGGCCGGACGGCGATCGAAGAGCTGCTGAGCGTCGCCATGGGGGTGGCCTCGTCGACGATCGTTCTGTCGGGGCTTCTGTTGTGGTTCCGGCCTGCGGGGGGTGACTATTCACGCGCGACCCTGGCACTCTTCTCGATTTGCTCGCTGCTGTTCATTTCAGGCGGGCGGCTCATCGCCCGCTGGCTGATCGGGCGTCGAATTCGTCGCGGGGAGGGCCTCGAGCGGGTGCTCGTCGTCGGGGGAGGCGACCTCGCCCGGGAGGTGATCCGACGAATCGAGGATCACCGCGGGCTCGGTCTCACGGTCGTCGGCTACGTCGCCGCGGCGCCGTTCGAAGGTGATCCGGAGTATCTCGGGACGCCGGACGATGTGGTGCGCCTTCTGAGGTCGCGGCAGATCGATCACGTCTATGTCGCGATGCCGCATCAGTCGGCTCCCGAGACGATGATGCTTCTCGACCGGCTTTCGCGCGAGTACGTATCGGTGCACGTCGTACCGGATCTGCTCCAGTACATGGCTCTTCGCTCGAAGGTCGAGGATCTCGACGGACTTCCCACGGTGAATCTGTCGGAGACGCCGCTCGCGGGATGGAACAGCCTGCTCAAACGGATTTTCGATCTCGTGACGGCGACCGTCGCTTCGATCCTGTTCGCTCCGGTGATGATCGGAATTGCGGCAGCGATCCGGCTGGAGGACGGTGCTCCGGTCGTCTACCGGCAGCGCCGGATGGGTCTCGATGGCCAGCCCTTCGAGATGATCAAGTTCCGCTCGATGAAGAACGACGCCGAGGCTGCGAGCGGAGCCGTGTGGGCCTCGCGCGATGACGAGCGACGGACCAGGGTCGGGCGGTTCATCCGCCGCTGGTCACTCGACGAGCTTCCTCAGCTGATCAACGTGTTGCGAGGCGAGATGAGTCTGGTCGGGCCTCGCCCCGAGCGCCCCGAGTTCGTGGAGAAGTTCCGCGAAGAGTTTCCTCACTACATGCTCCGACACAAGGTCCGCGCCGGTATGACCGGCTGGGCGCAGGTTCACGGCTGGCGTGGCAACACCTCGGTGCGAATGCGCGTCGAGCACGACCTCTTCTACATCGAGAACTGGTCGCTCTTTCTCGACCTGAAGATCCTGCTGATGACCATTCGCTACGGCTTCCGTCACGAAAACGCATATTGA
- a CDS encoding glycosyltransferase yields the protein MRTTERNPLGNLKVAVVHDWLTGMRGGEQVLEAILEIFPGADLYTLFHFEGSVSPELEAHSITTSSLQRLASKIPNYRYLLPLFPAAVRAWDFREYDLVVSSSHCVAKGVDTGGVPHVSYCHTPMRYVWDRFDDYFPPGRPIQRLAASALAPALRRWDVSSSAGVDRFIANSSFVRQRIRDYYGCDADVVHPFVDDSFLSEPLPEGRDQWHVVVSALVPYKRVERAIVAASRIARKLIIIGTGPDRRRLESRWGSVAEFRGHVDREELFDLVGCARSLVIPGVEDFGITALEAMALGTPVVAPSEGGVVDSVIHQKTGILYDDQVSGLEEAMLAAERIDWDRPVLRDRASRFPRSGFISRMSELLREVLA from the coding sequence GTGCGAACGACTGAGCGTAATCCTCTCGGGAATCTGAAAGTCGCCGTCGTTCACGACTGGCTCACGGGGATGCGCGGAGGGGAACAGGTGCTCGAGGCGATTCTCGAGATTTTCCCCGGCGCGGACCTCTACACGCTCTTCCATTTCGAAGGATCCGTTTCTCCTGAGCTCGAGGCCCACTCGATCACGACCTCATCGCTCCAGCGGCTCGCCTCGAAGATTCCGAACTATCGGTACCTCCTCCCGCTGTTCCCCGCCGCGGTCCGCGCGTGGGATTTCCGCGAATACGATCTGGTGGTTTCCTCGAGTCATTGTGTCGCGAAGGGCGTCGACACGGGAGGGGTTCCCCACGTTTCCTATTGCCATACCCCGATGAGGTACGTCTGGGACCGATTCGACGATTACTTCCCGCCGGGCCGGCCGATTCAGAGACTCGCCGCGAGCGCGCTCGCGCCGGCTCTCAGGCGGTGGGATGTCTCCAGCTCGGCCGGAGTCGACCGCTTCATTGCGAACTCGAGCTTCGTGCGACAGCGTATCCGCGATTACTACGGTTGCGACGCGGATGTCGTACACCCCTTTGTCGACGACTCATTTCTCAGCGAACCGCTGCCCGAGGGGCGGGACCAGTGGCACGTGGTGGTATCCGCGCTGGTTCCCTACAAGCGAGTCGAGCGGGCGATCGTGGCCGCAAGCCGGATCGCCCGGAAGCTGATCATCATCGGCACTGGACCGGACCGGCGCCGGCTGGAGTCGCGATGGGGAAGCGTCGCGGAGTTCAGAGGGCACGTCGATCGTGAGGAGCTGTTCGACCTGGTAGGCTGTGCGAGATCGCTGGTGATTCCCGGTGTCGAGGATTTCGGCATCACCGCGCTGGAGGCGATGGCGCTCGGAACGCCGGTCGTCGCCCCGTCGGAGGGAGGCGTGGTCGACTCCGTGATCCACCAGAAGACCGGCATCCTCTACGATGATCAGGTATCAGGGCTCGAGGAGGCGATGCTGGCGGCCGAGAGAATCGACTGGGACCGCCCGGTTCTGCGCGATCGAGCATCCCGATTTCCCAGAAGCGGTTTCATCAGTCGGATGAGCGAACTGCTGAGGGAGGTTCTGGCTTGA
- the ribD gene encoding bifunctional diaminohydroxyphosphoribosylaminopyrimidine deaminase/5-amino-6-(5-phosphoribosylamino)uracil reductase RibD, whose protein sequence is MRPETASVDRKFMMRALELAKKGLYSVSPNPMVGAVVVHDGEIIGEGWHERAGKAHAEILALDSVSRDPRGSTLYVTLEPCRHHGRTPPCVDRILHSGIARAVIATEDPGEAMSGESVRQLQEQGLDVTTGICRDEAERLNEVFLRSVRSGRPFIAIKAAMTLDGKMATESGRSQWITSDEARRRGLELRERYDAILTGSGTVRADDPRLTRRLGLASSIQKHTRVILDASGTLPLSAGVINDGAAPTLVFTPNPGRYESSVCEAIEAPAESGRIDLDFVLGDLGRRGIRSLLTEGGPSIIRSFVDAGRWDKIYAFIAPLLAGGSERYGFLSGSVVADLDQAVRFRFDEIERIDPDVLLIARPLKRATHESDS, encoded by the coding sequence GTGAGACCGGAAACGGCGTCGGTCGATCGGAAGTTCATGATGCGAGCTCTCGAGCTCGCGAAAAAGGGTCTTTATTCGGTCAGCCCCAATCCCATGGTCGGGGCCGTGGTGGTCCACGACGGAGAGATCATCGGGGAAGGGTGGCACGAACGTGCCGGCAAGGCGCACGCGGAGATTCTGGCGCTCGATTCCGTTTCGCGGGATCCGCGAGGATCGACGTTGTACGTGACGCTCGAGCCCTGCCGCCATCACGGTCGCACACCTCCCTGCGTCGACCGGATCCTCCACAGCGGCATCGCGCGGGCCGTCATCGCAACCGAAGATCCGGGCGAAGCGATGTCGGGCGAGTCGGTTCGCCAGCTCCAGGAGCAGGGACTCGACGTCACCACCGGGATCTGCCGCGACGAGGCCGAACGTCTCAATGAAGTGTTCCTCCGGTCCGTCAGAAGCGGCCGGCCGTTCATCGCGATCAAGGCCGCGATGACGCTCGACGGAAAAATGGCCACCGAATCCGGCAGGAGCCAGTGGATCACCTCCGATGAGGCGCGTCGTCGCGGACTGGAGCTGCGCGAGCGGTACGACGCCATTCTGACCGGGAGCGGAACCGTGAGGGCTGACGATCCGCGTCTCACACGCCGGCTCGGGCTCGCCTCGTCGATCCAGAAGCACACCAGAGTGATCCTCGATGCCTCCGGGACCCTACCGCTCTCGGCCGGCGTCATCAATGACGGTGCGGCCCCGACGCTGGTTTTCACCCCGAACCCCGGACGATACGAAAGCTCGGTTTGCGAAGCGATCGAAGCGCCAGCCGAGTCGGGACGGATCGATCTCGACTTCGTCCTCGGCGATCTCGGTCGCCGCGGAATTCGCTCGCTGCTGACCGAAGGGGGACCATCGATCATCCGATCGTTCGTCGATGCCGGGCGCTGGGACAAGATCTACGCCTTCATCGCGCCTCTTCTCGCCGGCGGCAGCGAACGCTACGGTTTTCTTTCGGGATCGGTCGTGGCCGATCTCGATCAGGCCGTGAGATTTCGCTTCGATGAGATCGAGAGGATCGATCCCGACGTCCTGCTCATCGCCCGGCCACTGAAGCGAGCGACGCACGAGTCGGATTCGTGA
- a CDS encoding dipeptidase, producing MKDISPRFIPKIFALLLLGVLSITISADEYEDRAREILRRVPLIDGHNDVPWTLREAVANHIARVDLSRDTTTLPAPMHTDIPRLRRGMVGAQFWSVYVPADLEEPVAVQTTLEQIDVAKRITAAYPTVFELALDADDIERIHRSGKIASLIGMEGGHSIGSSLAVLRQMYELGARYMTITHSDNTPWADSATDDPEHDGLTQFGEEVIREMARLGMLVDMSHLAETTMHDILDVTPAPVIFSHSSARALNAHPRNVPDAVLRRLPENGGVVMVTFVPSFISEEVRQWRAARDAEEARLKSLWTGRPDAVAAAFAKWQLEHPSPVATLSQVADHIYHIRAVAGIDHIGIGSDFDGISSTPTGLEGVETFPALFAELLRRGYSDNDFEKIAGLNVLRVMRRSEEVAAELQRARPPSDALITELDRE from the coding sequence ATGAAGGACATCTCCCCCCGCTTCATCCCGAAGATCTTCGCGCTGCTCCTTCTCGGCGTGCTCTCGATCACGATTTCTGCGGACGAGTACGAAGACCGCGCAAGAGAAATCCTCCGCAGGGTTCCACTCATCGATGGGCACAACGACGTCCCGTGGACGCTTCGGGAAGCGGTTGCCAACCACATCGCCCGAGTCGATCTGAGCCGTGACACCACGACGCTCCCCGCCCCGATGCACACCGACATCCCCCGGCTGCGAAGGGGAATGGTCGGTGCGCAGTTCTGGTCGGTCTATGTGCCGGCAGACCTCGAGGAGCCGGTAGCCGTCCAGACGACCCTCGAACAGATCGACGTCGCAAAGCGGATCACCGCTGCGTATCCTACGGTCTTCGAGCTGGCACTGGACGCGGACGACATCGAGCGCATCCACCGCTCAGGAAAAATTGCGTCGCTCATCGGAATGGAGGGAGGACATTCGATCGGATCATCACTCGCGGTTCTGCGGCAGATGTACGAGCTTGGCGCCCGCTACATGACGATCACGCACTCCGACAACACTCCGTGGGCAGATTCCGCCACCGACGACCCGGAACACGACGGCCTCACTCAATTCGGTGAAGAAGTAATTCGTGAGATGGCGCGACTCGGAATGCTCGTCGACATGTCTCACCTCGCCGAAACGACGATGCACGACATCCTCGACGTCACACCGGCTCCCGTGATCTTCTCCCACTCGTCTGCCCGGGCGCTCAATGCCCATCCCCGAAACGTGCCCGACGCCGTCCTGAGGAGACTTCCGGAGAACGGCGGGGTCGTCATGGTCACGTTCGTTCCTTCCTTCATCTCCGAAGAGGTGCGCCAGTGGCGTGCTGCGAGAGACGCGGAAGAAGCCCGGCTGAAATCACTCTGGACGGGACGTCCGGACGCAGTCGCGGCCGCATTCGCCAAGTGGCAGCTCGAGCATCCATCCCCCGTGGCGACGCTGAGCCAGGTCGCCGACCACATCTATCACATCCGAGCCGTCGCGGGGATCGATCACATCGGCATCGGCTCGGATTTCGACGGGATCTCGTCGACGCCGACGGGCCTCGAGGGAGTCGAGACGTTCCCTGCGCTCTTCGCCGAGCTTCTCCGTCGCGGATATTCGGACAATGACTTCGAAAAGATTGCAGGCCTCAATGTCCTTCGGGTGATGCGACGAAGCGAAGAGGTTGCCGCGGAGCTGCAGCGCGCCCGGCCACCCTCCGATGCCCTCATCACGGAGCTCGACCGGGAGTGA
- the kdsB gene encoding 3-deoxy-manno-octulosonate cytidylyltransferase, whose protein sequence is MSASSAGGTVVVIPSRYGSTRFPGKALVPIAGKSLISRVWERVIEARIPAGVWVATDDPRIEQHVREIGGRVVMTPGDCATGTDRIAAAIDAIRDELGREPAFVINVQGDEPLIDPELVDRIASTLESSGADVVTLACPLGAPDELDRPDVVKVVTDLESYALYFSRSPIPHGNTQTARRHIGVYGFRSEVLRQFTELPPSPLERSEKLEQLRLLQNGFKILVLETDRPHQGVDQPEDVARVERALESE, encoded by the coding sequence GTGAGCGCTTCGTCCGCGGGTGGGACCGTCGTCGTCATCCCTTCCCGCTATGGCTCGACGAGATTCCCCGGCAAGGCTCTCGTCCCGATCGCCGGCAAATCGCTGATCAGCCGCGTGTGGGAGAGAGTGATCGAGGCCCGGATTCCCGCTGGAGTCTGGGTGGCGACCGACGACCCCAGGATCGAGCAGCACGTCCGCGAGATCGGAGGCCGGGTCGTGATGACTCCCGGCGACTGTGCAACGGGAACCGATCGGATCGCCGCCGCGATCGATGCGATCCGCGACGAGCTCGGACGCGAGCCGGCGTTTGTGATCAACGTCCAGGGAGACGAGCCGCTGATCGATCCGGAGCTCGTCGATCGAATCGCGTCGACGCTCGAGAGCAGCGGCGCGGACGTGGTCACTCTCGCCTGCCCGCTGGGTGCACCGGACGAGCTCGACCGTCCGGACGTCGTCAAGGTCGTGACCGATCTCGAGAGCTATGCGCTCTATTTTTCGCGCTCGCCGATCCCGCACGGCAACACGCAGACAGCCCGCCGGCACATCGGGGTCTACGGATTCCGCTCGGAGGTCCTGCGCCAGTTCACAGAGCTCCCTCCTTCTCCTCTGGAGCGCTCCGAAAAGCTCGAACAGTTGCGACTTCTTCAGAACGGATTTAAAATTCTGGTGCTGGAGACGGATCGACCGCATCAGGGCGTGGACCAGCCAGAGGACGTCGCCCGGGTCGAGCGGGCCCTGGAAAGCGAATGA
- a CDS encoding CTP synthase → MSTKYIFVTGGVVSSLGKGIAASSIGALLEARGFRVTMQKFDPYVNVDPGTMSPFQHGEVYVTDDGAETDLDLGHYERFTHMKATRRNNFTTGRIYQQVIDKERRGDYLGKTVQVIPHVTDEIKQSIREVTADQDIDVVIVEIGGTVGDIESLPFLEAIRQFRQEVGRGNAINVHLTLVPFIKASNELKTKPTQHSVKELREIGIQPDILLCRSDRIIPDEMRRKIALFCNVEEEAVIPAYDVDYIYQVPLSLSREGLDGILLDKLHLPQEELADLTKWEEIVRKLRHPEDIIRIGFVGKYVDFGDSYKSLNEALLHGGVANNVRVEIRYIDSTELEKDGYHGELQGVDGILVGPGFGERGVEGMLQAIRYAREKKVPFLGICMGMQCAVIEVARNLAGLTGANSTEFDEDAPFKVIYKLRDLIGVDALGGTMRLGKYPCELEEGSLARRAYESELVEERHRHRFEVNPEYVQRLEEQGLKMTGKSPDGKFIEIVELADHPWFLGCQFHPEYRSRPSRPHPLFRDFIEAARKFKGSRGAQPEPAAQNTHSEETVERDEHALEEVP, encoded by the coding sequence ATGAGCACCAAGTACATTTTCGTGACCGGCGGAGTCGTATCCTCCCTTGGAAAAGGAATCGCTGCGTCGTCGATCGGCGCTCTTCTCGAAGCGCGCGGATTTCGCGTCACGATGCAGAAATTCGATCCCTACGTAAACGTCGATCCGGGGACGATGTCGCCCTTCCAGCACGGAGAGGTCTACGTCACCGACGACGGCGCCGAGACCGACCTCGACCTCGGTCACTACGAGCGCTTCACCCACATGAAGGCGACTCGTCGCAACAACTTCACGACCGGACGCATCTACCAGCAGGTCATCGACAAGGAACGGCGCGGGGACTACCTCGGCAAGACCGTCCAGGTCATTCCCCACGTCACCGACGAGATCAAGCAGAGCATTCGAGAAGTCACGGCCGACCAGGACATCGACGTCGTCATCGTCGAGATCGGCGGAACCGTCGGCGACATCGAATCGCTCCCGTTCCTCGAAGCGATCCGCCAGTTCCGTCAGGAGGTCGGCCGGGGCAACGCGATCAACGTCCACCTGACGCTCGTACCATTCATCAAGGCTTCCAACGAGCTGAAGACCAAACCGACCCAGCATTCGGTCAAGGAGCTCCGCGAGATCGGTATTCAGCCCGACATTCTTCTCTGCCGCTCCGACCGGATCATTCCCGACGAGATGCGCCGCAAGATCGCGCTGTTCTGCAATGTCGAGGAAGAAGCCGTCATCCCCGCCTACGACGTCGACTACATCTACCAGGTCCCACTCTCGCTTTCCCGCGAAGGGCTGGACGGGATTCTTCTCGACAAGCTTCACCTTCCGCAGGAAGAGCTCGCCGATCTCACCAAGTGGGAAGAGATCGTGCGAAAGCTCCGCCATCCCGAAGACATCATTCGGATCGGTTTCGTCGGCAAGTACGTCGACTTCGGCGATTCCTACAAGTCATTGAACGAAGCGCTCCTTCACGGTGGTGTCGCCAACAATGTTCGAGTGGAGATCCGCTACATCGACTCCACTGAGCTCGAAAAGGATGGCTATCACGGCGAGCTTCAGGGAGTGGACGGCATTCTCGTCGGTCCCGGGTTCGGAGAGCGCGGCGTAGAAGGGATGCTCCAGGCGATCCGGTATGCACGCGAAAAGAAAGTCCCCTTCCTCGGGATCTGCATGGGGATGCAGTGCGCCGTCATCGAGGTCGCACGAAATCTCGCCGGCCTCACGGGGGCGAACTCCACCGAATTCGACGAGGACGCTCCTTTCAAGGTGATCTACAAGCTCCGCGATCTGATCGGCGTCGACGCGCTCGGAGGAACGATGCGCCTCGGCAAGTACCCCTGCGAGCTGGAGGAAGGATCGCTTGCGCGCCGCGCTTACGAGAGCGAGCTCGTCGAGGAACGGCACCGTCACCGTTTCGAGGTCAACCCGGAGTATGTGCAGCGTCTCGAAGAGCAGGGGCTCAAAATGACCGGGAAGTCGCCCGACGGCAAGTTCATCGAGATCGTCGAGCTGGCGGATCACCCCTGGTTCCTCGGATGTCAGTTCCATCCCGAGTATCGCTCCCGCCCATCGCGCCCGCATCCGCTTTTCCGCGACTTCATTGAGGCAGCGCGAAAGTTCAAGGGCTCGCGCGGCGCACAACCGGAGCCGGCCGCACAGAACACGCACTCCGAGGAAACCGTAGAGAGGGACGAACACGCTCTCGAGGAAGTTCCTTGA